A single region of the Raphanus sativus cultivar WK10039 chromosome 1, ASM80110v3, whole genome shotgun sequence genome encodes:
- the LOC108839708 gene encoding uncharacterized protein LOC108839708 isoform X2, with protein MANPAAEYESFLDKVRRTVYVDELTPHASKAVVESAFSQFGTVKDVIFLPNYLGPKELPAGVLVEMESEQKAKAVIETVSQFPFMVAGMPRPVRASAARPAMFSDRPKKPGRRIQFRWVDPGDPEFDKAQKVKRVVKKHAAEAAFMIKLEDAEELARQQSETVTTHHRKYEIIDKLTHEGVAQDLAGHYNMKCGPPRR; from the exons ATGGCGAATCCGGCAGCAGAGTACGAATCCTTTCTCGACAAAGTCCGCCGCACCGTCTACGTCGACGAGCTCACTCCCCACGCCTCCAAAGCCGTCGTGGAATCAGCCTTCAGCCAGTTCGGCACCGTCAAGGACGTGATCTTCTTGCCTAACTACCTGGGCCCGAAGGAGCTTCCGGCGGGCGTTCTGGTCGAGATGGAGTCGGAGCAGAAGGCCAAGGCTGTGATCGAGACTGTCTCTCAGTTCCCTTTCATGGTCGCCGGGATGCCGAGGCCCGTTAGAGCCTCTGCTGCTAGGCCCGCGATGTTTAGCGATCGGCCCAAGAAGCCTGGAAGGAGGATCCAGTTCCGTTGGGTGGATCCTGGTGATCCTGAGTTTGATAAGGCGCAGAAAGTGAAGAGGGTTGTTAAGAAACACGCGGCTGAAGCTGCGTTTATGATTAAG CTGGAGGATGCGGAGGAGCTGGCGAGACAGCAATCGGAGACGGTGACAACGCATCACAGGAAGTACGAGATAATCGATAAGCTGACACACGAGGGTGTTGCTCAGGATCTTGCTGGACATTACAACATGAAATGTGGTCCTCCTCGtcgctag
- the LOC108860300 gene encoding ATPase family AAA domain-containing protein At1g05910 has protein sequence MHPKSQGDGLDTKPVRSSDRLRRRPKLYGRSYYYYSPNLHHNRKRKNTKTRTAASQIAKMLHKGNKPARASNATPIAPDLRRSTRKRRLSVNLEDYTDSSGAEDEDMMSPAYRTLRSRGSNGVHRNFSSSKSRKAMETESAPRREGLRPRRSKIIANKRLKTESGANQDSSEEKDGPEETENGNELDDHDADDGEDEVEAEDEGDGEDEEEDGDDDEDGDEEQEGRKRYDLRNRAEVRRMPTEEINKQQQPRSPRRVLHQGMGTRVGRDVRRGGSRLHKRHRFTRTDDSDDSLLVDELDQGPAIPWARGGNRSGPPWLFGGLDTYGSSSLGLNVGASGWGHQSDGLTALTSGVQTAGPSSKGGADIQPLQINDNINFDDIGGLSEYINDLKEMVFFPLLYPEFFASYNITPPRGVLLCGPPGTGKTLIARALACAASKAGQKVSFYMRKGADVLSKWVGEAERQLKLLFEEAQRNQPSIIFFDEIDGLAPVRSSKQEQIHNSIVSTLLALMDGLDSRGQVVLIGATNRVDAIDGALRRPGRFDREFNFSLPGCEARAEILDIHTRKWKNPPSRELKEELAASCVGYCGADLKALCTEAAIRAFREKYPQVYTSDDKFAIDVGLVKVNKSHFVEAMSAITPAAHRGSVVQSRPLSPVVLPCLHRHLLGSMRLISDIFPSSAMSSELTKLSMLSFGSAIPLFYRPRLLLLGGEGVGLDHLGPAILHELEKFPIHSLGLPSLLSDPGAKTPEEALVHIFSEARRTTPSILYIPMFNNWWENAHEQLRAVFLTLLEELPSNLPILLLATSYGELSDIEEQSVFDNRSVYTVDKPSGEDRSLFFDRLIEAALSVISGLNGKPDGPPLPELPKLPKEPTGPKPAEIKAKVEAEQHALRRLRMCLRDVCNRILYDKRFSAFHFPVTDEDVPDYRTIIQNPMDTATLLQRVDAGQYLTCSPFLQDVDLIVRNAKAYNGDDYAGARIVSRAYELRDVVHGMLSQMDPALLTYCDKIAAEGGPAQIPDDLSGSILGLAPVVQMGTVTRASARLRNVQPEVNIEREHEGLKKPKKTADAACTDSAAEKPEHQDSDVEMTPLEAAAKSNSSAPPPCSAEDPPRKEDDEACGEEEEEEEEEEASGDCSQDSVKSDEDVSRSEIESVKGMLMERTENYSIPQMERLYTRVMKGVLESLDKGPGDGDDDQSPKHSILRFLSEFAQLQANF, from the exons ATGCATCCGAAGAGTCAAGGAGATGGGTTGGATACTAAGCCGGTTAGAAGCAGCGATAGGCTTAGGAGGAGACCCAAATTGTATGGCCGCTCTTACTATTACTACTCCCCCAACTTACATCATAacaggaaaagaaaaaacaccaAGACGAGAACCGCTGCTTCTCAGATCGCTAAGATGCTCCATAAAGGGAACAAGCCAGCACGGGCATCCAACGCTAcg CCAATTGCACCCGACCTCCGTCGTTCCACTAGGAAGAGAAGACTTTCTGTAAATCTTGAAGACTATACTGACAGTTCTGGAGCGGAGGATGAAGATATGATG AGTCCCGCATATCGAACTTTAAGGAGTAGAGGCAGTAATGGAGTTCATCGAAATTTCTCATCTTCAAAAAGTAGAAAGGCCATGGAAACTGAATCAGCACCACGACGTGAAGGTCTTCGTCCTCGTCGTTCAAAGATAATTGCTAATAAACGACTGAAAACAGAATCTGGCGCCAATCAAGATTCGTCAGAAGAGAAAGATGGCCCAGAAGAAACCGAGAATGGAAATGAACTAGATGATCATGATGCTGATGATGGTGAAGATGAGGTTGAGGCTGAAGACGAGGGAgatggagaagatgaggaagaagatggcgatgatgatgaagatggtgaTGAAGAACAGGAGGGAAGGAAGAGATATGATCTGCGAAACCGCGCCGAAGTGCGTAGGATGCCTACAGAAGAAATTAACAAGCAACAACAGCCTAGATCTCCCCGGAGAGTGTTGCATCAAGGCATGGGCACCAGGGTTGGAAGGGATGTTAGGAGAGGTGGGTCTAGGCTTCACAAGCGCCATCGCTTTACAAGAACAGATGATTCTGATGATTCTCTTCTTGTTGATGAGCTGGATCAGGGCCCTGCAATTCCCTGGGCTCGAGGTGGAAACAGATCTGGACCACCTTGGCTATTTGGGGGTTTGGACACGTACGGATCAAGTTCATTGGGGTTGAATGTTGGAGCTTCTGGTTGGGGTCACCAAAGCGATGGTTTAACTGCATTAACTTCCGGGGTTCAGACTGCTGGGCCAAGCTCTAAAGGAGGTGCAGATATTCAGCCACTGCAGATCaatgacaatattaattttgaCGACATTGGTGGGCTGTCCGAATACATTAATGATTTGAAGGAAATGGTTTTCTTTCCGTTGCTGTACCCAGAGTTCTTTGCAAGTTACAACATTACTCCTCCCAGAGGTGTGCTGCTGTGTGGTCCTCCAGGGACTGGTAAAACACTGATTGCTCGAGCATTGGCATGTGCTGCTTCAAAAGCTGGACAGAAAGTTAGCTTTTATATGCGAAAGGGTGCTGATGTCCTTAGCAAGTGGGTTGGCGAGGCTGAGAGACAACTAAAGCTACTCTTTGAGGAGGCTCAGCGAAATCAGCCTTCGATAAtcttttttgatgaaattgatGGTCTTGCTCCTGTAAGATCTAGCAAGCAGGAACAAATACATAATTCGATTGTTTCAACATTGCTGGCGCTGATGGATGGCCTTGATTCTCGTGGTCAAGTTGTTCTCATTGGAGCGACAAACAGGGTAGATGCAATTGATGGAGCATTACGCCGGCCTGGCAGATTCGACCGAGAGTTCAATTTTTCTTTACCAGGCTGCGAAGCACGAGCCGAGATATTGGATATCCACACTCGTAAATGGAAAAATCCTCCTAGTCGTGAGCTGAAAGAGGAACTAGCAGCTAGTTGTGTAGGGTATTGTGGTGCTGATCTGAAAGCTTTGTGCACTGAAGCTGCCATTCGTGCTTTTCGTGAGAAATATCCACAAGTTTATACCAGTGATGATAAATTTGCCATAGATGTTGGGTTGGTTAAGGTTAACAAGAGCCACTTTGTCGAGGCAATGTCAGCTATTACACCTGCTGCCCATAGAGGGTCTGTTGTGCAGTCAAGACCACTCTCTCCTGTTGTATTGCCATGTTTACATCGACACCTCCTTGGATCCATGAGATTAATATCAGATATTTTTCCCTCGTCAGCCATGTCATCAGAGTTGACCAAGCTGTCAATGCTTTCATTTGGATCCGCAATTCCTCTCTTTTATCGTCCTCGACTCCTGCTGCTTGGTGGTGAAGGAGTTGGACTG GATCATCTTGGACCTGCTATCTTGCACGAGCTAGAAAAATTTCCTATTCATTCTCTGGGACTTCCATCTCTTCTTTCGGATCCTGGTGCCAAGACCCCGGAGGAGGCGTTAGTACATATATTTAGCGAAGCTAGGAGAACAACACCTTCAATACTTTACATACCGATGTTCAATAATTGGTGGGAAAAT GCGCATGAACAGCTAAGGGCTGTATTTCTGACTTTGTTAGAAGAACTACCATCAAACCTGCCCATATTATTACTTGCTACATCTTATGGTGAATTATCTGACATTGAAGAGCAGTCTGTATTTGACAATCGATCTGT CTATACTGTGGACAAACCATCAGGCGAAGACAGGTCCTTGTTCTTTGACCGTTTGATTGAAGCTGCTCTCTCAGTCATTTCAGGCTTAAATGGCAAACCTGATGGACCACCCCTTCCAGAACTTCCAAAGCTTCCAAAAGAACCTACTGGTCCAAAACCCGCAGAAATAAAAGCCAAGGTGGAAGCAGAGCAGCATGCCCTTCGACGTTTGCGTATGTGTCTCAGAGACGTTTGCAATAG GATACTATATGATAAAAGATTCAGCGCATTCCACTTCCCAGTTACTGATGAGGATGTTCCAGACTATCGCACAATAATTCAAAATCCAATGGATACGGCAACTCTGCTGCAGCGTGTCGATGCTGGGCAGTACCTCACATGTTCACCGTTCTTGCAAGATGTTGATCTCATTGTGAGAAATGCCAAG GCTTACAATGGAGATGATTACGCTGGAGCGAGAATTGTCAGTAGAGCCTATGAGCTTCGGGATGTA GTGCATGGGATGCTTTCGCAGATGGACCCAGCACTGCTAACATATTGTGATAAGATCGCAGCTGAAGGTGGTCCTGCACAGATACCAGATGATCTGAGTGGATCTATCCTTGGTCTAGCTCCTGTAGTGCAGATGGGGACTGTTACTAGAGCAAGTGCCCGGCTTCGAAATGTGCAGCCAGAGGTTAATATAGAACGAGAACATGAAGGTCTTAAGAAGCCTAAGAAAACAGCTGATGCTGCCTGTACAG ATTCAGCTGCAGAGAAACCAGAACACCAAGATTCAGACGTAGAAATGACACCTCTGGAAGCAGCAGCCAAATCAAACTCATCAGCGCCGCCGCCTTGTTCAGCAGAAGATCCGCCTAGAAAAGAGGATGACGAAGCTtgtggggaagaagaagaagaagaagaagaagaagaagcgagTGGTGATTGTTCCCAAGATTCTGTGAAGTCAGACGAAGACGTCTCAAGAAGCGAGATAGAATCTGTAAAGGGAATGCTGATGGAGCGTACTGAGAACTACAGCATTCCGCAGATGGAGAGGCTCTACACTCGAGTCATGAAGGGTGTACTTGAGTCTCTGGACAAAGGGCctggtgatggtgatgatgatcaaAGCCCTAAGCATTcgattttgagatttttatcGGAATTCGCTCAGCTTCAAGCGAATTTCTGA
- the LOC108839708 gene encoding uncharacterized protein LOC108839708 isoform X1, with the protein MANPAAEYESFLDKVRRTVYVDELTPHASKAVVESAFSQFGTVKDVIFLPNYLGPKELPAGVLVEMESEQKAKAVIETVSQFPFMVAGMPRPVRASAARPAMFSDRPKKPGRRIQFRWVDPGDPEFDKAQKVKRVVKKHAAEAAFMIKKQLEDAEELARQQSETVTTHHRKYEIIDKLTHEGVAQDLAGHYNMKCGPPRR; encoded by the exons ATGGCGAATCCGGCAGCAGAGTACGAATCCTTTCTCGACAAAGTCCGCCGCACCGTCTACGTCGACGAGCTCACTCCCCACGCCTCCAAAGCCGTCGTGGAATCAGCCTTCAGCCAGTTCGGCACCGTCAAGGACGTGATCTTCTTGCCTAACTACCTGGGCCCGAAGGAGCTTCCGGCGGGCGTTCTGGTCGAGATGGAGTCGGAGCAGAAGGCCAAGGCTGTGATCGAGACTGTCTCTCAGTTCCCTTTCATGGTCGCCGGGATGCCGAGGCCCGTTAGAGCCTCTGCTGCTAGGCCCGCGATGTTTAGCGATCGGCCCAAGAAGCCTGGAAGGAGGATCCAGTTCCGTTGGGTGGATCCTGGTGATCCTGAGTTTGATAAGGCGCAGAAAGTGAAGAGGGTTGTTAAGAAACACGCGGCTGAAGCTGCGTTTATGATTAAG AAACAGCTGGAGGATGCGGAGGAGCTGGCGAGACAGCAATCGGAGACGGTGACAACGCATCACAGGAAGTACGAGATAATCGATAAGCTGACACACGAGGGTGTTGCTCAGGATCTTGCTGGACATTACAACATGAAATGTGGTCCTCCTCGtcgctag
- the LOC130507887 gene encoding protein SEMI-ROLLED LEAF 2-like — translation MGVISRRVLPACGNLCFFCPSLRPRSRHPLKRYKHMLAEIFPRNQDAEPDDRKIGKLCEYASRNPLRIPKITEYLEQKCYKELRNGNTGSVKVVLCIYKKMLSSCKEQMPLFSCSLLSIVRTLLEQTKEEEVQILGCNTLVDFISLQTENSHMFNLEGIIPKLCQLAQEMGDDERSLRLRPAGMQALAFMVSFIGEHSQLSMDLDMIMCVILENYMDLEKKGQEDTNEAGENSETKIPKMSKWVSFKRNPVNEENMDLSKSPSYWSMACLCNIAKLAKETTTLRRVLEPLMNAFDCGSYWSPEKGVASSVLLFLQSRLEESGENCHVLVSSLIKHLDHKNVVKQQGVQVNMVNVATCLVLHAKQQASGALTAVVADLIKHLRKCLQNAAESDLSADETKLNSELQNALENCMAELSNKVGEAGPILDMLAVVLETVSTNVLVARTTASAILRAAHIVSVVPNVTYHKKVFPDALFHQLLLAMSHADCETRVEAHKIFSLLLLRTLRLPWSDQYDETSDSCQSLESLKDVDDGIKSLCSLRLSSHQVNMLLSSLWIQATSTENTPANLVAMASTYNITLLFSVAKRSNYMALVRCFQLAFSLRNLSLNQDGGMQLSRRRSIFTFASYLLIFSAKISNVPELIPLVKESLNSQMVDPCLVLEGDIRLLAVSSGFPQKDDDSASLNSSAVVVSNDGFLKEIVITQFTSNFQTLSEEEQSNLRKGIESDFSRDDDAHPLGAPFFMDTPGSSSPIDQTEVAAFDEVELSAIVAFEGTSPGASGSEPGHNKSLSSNTNLADVLSVNQLLESVSETAREVASLPVSSIPVPYDQMMNQCEALVTGKQQKMSVLQSFKPEATKAITLSEEDELFLLDDETEEEADEDDQKVLNVVQVQQPQAGQLGFCSLEVEQNSFRLPSSSPYDEFLKAAGC, via the exons ATGGGGGTTATATCCAGACGGGTTTTGCCCGCCTGTGGTAACCTCTGTTTCTTCTGCCCTTCCTTGCGTCCCAGGTCTAGGCATCCCCTTAAACGCTACAAGCACATGCTCGCTGAGATTTTCCCTCGCAATCAG GATGCTGAACCAGACGATAGAAAAATTGGCAAGCTTTGTGAGTATGCGTCAAGGAATCCTTTACGAATCCCAAAg ATTACAGAGTACCTTGAGCAAAAATGCTACAAAGAACTGCGGAATGGAAATACCGGATCAGTTAAAGTCGTCTTGTGCATTTACAAGAAAATGCTTTCCTCATGTAAGGAGCAGAT gccTCTATTTTCGTGTAGTTTGCTAAGCATTGTCCGAACTCTTTTAGAGCAAacaaaagaggaagaagttcaGATATTGGGTTGCAATACCCTCGTTGACTTTATAAGCTTACAG ACTGAGAATTCGCACATGTTCAACTTAGAAGGCATAATCCCTAAACTCTGTCAACTTGCTCAAGAGATGGGGGATGATGAAAGATCACTCCGATTACGGCCAGCAGGAATGCAGGCTTTGGCATTCATG GTATCTTTCATCGGTGAGCATTCTCAACTATCTATGGACTTGGATATG ATTATGTGTGTGATTCTGGAGAACTATATGGATTTGGAGAAGAAGGGCCAAGAAGATACCAACGAGGCTGGTGAAAATTCAGAAACGAAGATTCCCAAAATGAGTAAATGGGTTTCTTTCAAACGTAATCCTGTGAATGAGGAAAACAT GGATCTTTCAAAGAGCCCTTCATACTGGTCTATGGCTTGCCTTTGCAACATAGCAAAACTAGCAAAGGAAACCACAACTCTTCGTCGAGTTCTGGAACCGCTTATGAATGCTTTTGACTGTGGAAGTTACTGGTCTCCAGAGAAGGGCGTTGCCTCTTCTGTTTTATTGTTTCTGCAGTCTCGTCTCGAAGAATCAG GAGAGAATTGTCATGTGTTGGTATCTTCTTTGATCAAGCACTTGGATCATAAGAACGTAGTGAAGCAACAGGGTGTTCAAGTCAACATGGTCAACGTAGCCACATGCCTTGTGCTACACGCTAAGCAGCAGGCTTCAGGCGCGCTGACTGCTGTGGTAGCTGACTTGATCAAGCACTTGAGGAAATGCCTTCAGAATGCAGCTGAATCTGATCTGTCTGCTGATGAAACGAAGCTCAACTCTGAGCTGCAGAATGCATTAGAGAATTGCATGGCGGAGCTCTCAAATAAG GTTGGGGAAGCAGGGCCAATTCTTGATATGTTGGCAGTGGTTCTTGAGACGGTGTCCACTAATGTACTCGTTGCTAGGACCACAGCATCAGCCATTCTCCGTGCTGCACATATAGTATCAGTGGTCCCAAATGTAACTTACCACAAGAAA GTGTTTCCGGATGCCTTGTTTCACCAACTGCTCCTTGCAATGTCCCACGCAGACTGTGAAACTAGAGTTGAGGCACACAAGATATTCTCCCTCCTGCTTCTTCGTACGCTTCGTTTGCCTTGGTCTGACCAATATGATGAAACCTCAGATAGTTGTCAGTCCTTGGAGAGCTTAAAGGATGTTGATGATGGTATAAAG TCGTTATGTTCACTCCGACTGAGTAGTCACCAAGTGAATATGCTCCTTTCATCCCTATGGATCCAAGCAACTTCTACCGAGAATACCCCTGCAAACCTTGTGGCCATGGCCAGCACTTATAATATCACTCTCTTGTTTTCAGTAGCAAAG AGATCTAATTACATGGCTCTGGTGCGGTGTTTTCAACTGGCATTTTCTCTCAGAAATCTCTCATTGAATCAAGATG GAGGTATGCAACTCTCTCGTAGAAGATCCATCTTCACGTTTGCATCATATTTGCTCATTTTTAGTGCCAAGATCTCCAATGTACCGGAGCTAATTCCACTTGTCAAAGAATCTTTAAATTCCCAAATG GTTGATCCTTGTCTTGTTCTGGAAGGAGATATCAGACTGCTTGCTGTATCTTCTGGGTTTCCACAGAAAGATGATGATAGTGCTTCTCTCAACTCCTCAGCGGTTGTTGTCTCAAATGATGGTTTCCTCAAGGAAATTGTTATCACTCAATTCACATCGAACTTTCAGACATTATCCGAG GAGGAGCAATCAAATTTGAGAAAGGGAATCGAGTCAGATTTTTCGCGAGATGATGATGCACACCCGCTTGGTGCACCATTTTTCATGGATACACCAGGATCTAGCTCTCCTATTGATCAAACAGAGGTTGCAGCTTTTGATGAG GTTGAGCTTTCAGCAATAGTGGCATTTGAAGGAACTTCCCCGGGAGCTAGTGGAAGTGAGCCTGGCCACAATAAATCCTTGTCCTCAAACACTAACCTAGCTGATGTTCTGAGTGTCAATCAGTTGCTAGAATcg GTATCAGAAACTGCCAGGGAAGTTGCAAGCCTCCCTGTTTCCTCCATCCCTGTACCTTATGACCAAATGATGAACCAGTGCGAAGCTCTTGTGACGGGTAAGCAGCAAAAGATGTCCGTACTTCAAAGCTTCAAACCTGAGGCAACCAAAGCTATAACTCTCTCAGAAGAGGATGAACTCTTTCTTCTCGATGATGAG acagaagaagaagctgatgaagatgatCAGAAGGTACTGAATGTGGTACAAGTCCAACAACCTCAAGCAGGCCAGCTCGGATTCTGCTCACTCGAAGTGGAACAAAACTCGTTTCGGTTACCTTCTTCAAGCCCTTACGATGAGTTCTTGAAAGCAGCCGGATGTTAA
- the LOC130512828 gene encoding B3 domain-containing protein At1g05920-like — protein sequence MWNLPGFSKTVKDEEKEKSMRRIFHLFPKRKRSLRVPSKKTLSPPHVSSSILPIKKRPVLYTTTPPKWIRRLKKDMNIADDPILIAGKPLDLNDVDPDLNRLSIPSQTLQRNDFLTSDEGRILGDEGVDNDGRMGLPAFLVDQRTKRWNVVLKKWVRTCDSGKVLQNFLLSGDWSGVVEANGLKEEDNVSLWFFRLNGFLFFALDLKVTPLTS from the coding sequence ATGTGGAACCTTCCAGGATTCTCCAAGACTGTCAAAGAcgaggaaaaagaaaagagcatGAGGAGAATCTTCCATCTCTTccccaaaagaaaaagatcCCTTCGAGTACCCTCCAAGAAAACACTCTCTCCACCTCATGTCTCCTCCTCAATACTCCCCATAAAGAAACGACCTGTTCTCTACACCACCACGCCTCCCAAATGGATCCGCCGCTTGAAGAAAGACATGAACATAGCCGACGATCCCATCCTCATCGCAGGGAAGCCTCTTGACCTCAACGACGTGGATCCAGACCTAAACCGTCTCTCTATCCCTTCCCAGACCCTACAGAGAAACGACTTCTTGACGTCTGACGAGGGGAGGATTCTCGGAGACGAAGGCGTTGATAACGATGGGAGGATGGGTTTGCCTGCGTTTCTCGTTGATCAAAGGACTAAACGGTGGAACGTGGTCTTGAAGAAATGGGTTCGTACGTGTGATTCAGGGAAAGTCCTCCAGAATTTTCTGTTGAGTGGTGATTGGAGTGGCGTCGTTGAGGCTAATGGGTTGAAAGAAGAGGACAACGTCAGTCTCTGGTTTTTCAGGCTCAATGGGTTCCTCTTCTTTGCTCTTGACTTGAAGGTGACTCCATTGACTTCTTAG
- the LOC130507882 gene encoding ATPase family AAA domain-containing protein At1g05910-like: MGTVTRASARLRNVQPEVNIEREHEGLKKPKKTADAACTDSAAEKPEHQDSDVEMTPLEAAAKSNSSAPPPCSAEDPPRKEDDEACGEEEEEEEEEEASGDCSQDSVKSDEDVSRSEIESVKGMLMERTENYSIPQMERLYTRVMKGVLESLDKGPGDGDDDQSPKHSILRFLSEFAQLQANF, encoded by the exons ATGGGGACTGTTACTAGAGCAAGTGCCCGGCTTCGAAATGTGCAGCCAGAGGTTAATATAGAACGAGAACATGAAGGTCTTAAGAAGCCTAAGAAAACAGCTGATGCTGCCTGTACAG ATTCAGCTGCAGAGAAACCAGAACACCAAGATTCAGACGTAGAAATGACACCTCTGGAAGCAGCAGCCAAATCAAACTCATCAGCGCCGCCGCCTTGTTCAGCAGAAGATCCGCCTAGAAAAGAGGATGACGAAGCTtgtggggaagaagaagaagaagaagaagaagaagaagcgagTGGTGATTGTTCCCAAGATTCTGTGAAGTCAGACGAAGACGTCTCAAGAAGCGAGATAGAATCTGTAAAGGGAATGCTGATGGAGCGTACTGAGAACTACAGCATTCCGCAGATGGAGAGGCTCTACACTCGAGTCATGAAGGGTGTACTTGAGTCTCTGGACAAAGGGCctggtgatggtgatgatgatcaaAGCCCTAAGCATTcgattttgagatttttatcGGAATTCGCTCAGCTTCAAGCGAATTTCTGA